One genomic window of Caminibacter pacificus includes the following:
- a CDS encoding APC family permease — MRKIGFLEAFSIGVGGMVGGGIFAVLGLTIDLAKGAAPIAFLIAGTIALITAYSYAKLSVKFPSEGGSIEYIVQAFGNNLFSATVNNLLLVSYVIMLALYASAFGAYGSALFLGHDVTWLHKLLAVGVIGIFTFINLLGAFLTGKAEDILVYTKVAILLIFVAIGFYTGTHYERLEPQFWESYLKIITGGLIIFLAYEGFELIANSAKDVINPQKTLPRAFYASVIFVIALYVSIAVVTILNVDFETAKKAQDYVLAIAAEPLLGKLGFVIIAVAAMLSTASAINATIYGAGRAGYLIAKLGEIPKDFAKKIKNGYEGMIILGLLGVIFATSFNIENISVAGSFGFLVIFGLVNYANFKLRKITNSNPFISLLGAFLCLVSAAILIGYNLFHNPSALESSAWVVVIVVAITIIYHKLGGKMKKVLDEDLREKI; from the coding sequence ATGAGAAAAATAGGCTTCCTCGAAGCTTTCAGTATCGGGGTTGGAGGAATGGTCGGCGGCGGAATTTTCGCCGTTTTGGGTCTTACAATCGATCTTGCAAAAGGTGCCGCACCTATCGCCTTTTTAATCGCCGGGACTATCGCTCTTATTACAGCTTACTCTTACGCAAAATTATCCGTTAAATTTCCGAGTGAGGGTGGAAGTATCGAATATATAGTGCAGGCTTTCGGAAACAATCTTTTTTCAGCTACGGTAAATAATCTTCTTTTGGTTTCTTATGTAATAATGCTCGCTCTATACGCTTCGGCATTCGGAGCATACGGAAGCGCTCTTTTTTTAGGACACGACGTAACATGGCTTCATAAACTTTTAGCGGTAGGTGTTATAGGTATTTTTACTTTTATTAATCTTTTGGGAGCTTTTTTAACCGGAAAAGCCGAAGATATTTTAGTATATACGAAAGTGGCGATTCTTTTAATTTTCGTCGCAATTGGCTTTTATACGGGTACTCATTATGAAAGATTAGAGCCTCAGTTTTGGGAATCATACCTAAAAATCATAACCGGAGGACTTATTATTTTCTTGGCTTACGAAGGATTCGAGCTTATCGCAAATTCGGCAAAAGACGTTATTAATCCTCAAAAAACACTACCAAGAGCGTTTTATGCAAGCGTTATTTTTGTAATTGCTTTATATGTAAGTATTGCAGTCGTAACAATTTTAAACGTTGATTTCGAAACGGCAAAAAAAGCTCAAGATTATGTTTTGGCAATTGCAGCGGAACCTCTTCTTGGAAAATTAGGATTCGTTATTATTGCCGTAGCCGCCATGCTCTCAACCGCAAGCGCTATAAACGCTACAATTTACGGAGCCGGTAGAGCCGGATATTTGATTGCAAAGCTCGGAGAAATTCCAAAAGATTTCGCAAAAAAAATAAAAAACGGATATGAGGGAATGATAATTTTAGGTCTTTTGGGAGTTATTTTCGCTACGAGTTTTAATATAGAAAATATCTCGGTAGCGGGAAGTTTCGGGTTTTTAGTAATTTTCGGACTTGTAAACTATGCAAACTTCAAACTTAGAAAAATAACGAACTCTAATCCTTTTATTTCTCTCTTAGGAGCTTTTTTATGTCTCGTTTCAGCTGCTATTTTAATCGGATACAATCTATTTCATAACCCAAGCGCCCTTGAAAGCAGTGCTTGGGTCGTAGTAATAGTGGTGGCTATCACTATAATCTACCATAAACTCGGCGGAAAAATGAAAAAAGTTCTTGATGAGGATTTAAGAGAAAAAATTTAA
- a CDS encoding Ppx/GppA phosphatase family protein, translating to MAKVTAVIDIGSNSARMAVFKKTSRFGFYLLREEKSKVRISEGAYENGGNLQDFAIERAIKALREFLLIAKSLKTRKILCVATSAVRDAPNKAEFLKRVKDELGLKIKVIDGDKEAFYGGVAAANLLYEKNGVTIDIGGGSTEFALIVDKRIEATISLKLGTVRLKELFFDKGDIEGAKKYIKNELEKLGKVFDSKKVFGIGGTIRALSQAIMKKIEYPLDILHGFTYEIKEHKDFLEKIIKMSDEELLKAGIKPERLDVIRPGTLIFLEALKYLGAKEVITSGVGVREGVFLTDLLRNDNYRFPDNFNPSVRTIIDVYQIDRKIASYETKIALEVFDLLKEEFKLDDKYKMHLTYAIKLSRAGELVDFYEAHKHTDYILLNSLHYGFRHCDRLLISKIIRFHKRKKIKKKEIEKFKCLLPKKDIVEKLCNIFWVAKLININLSMPQVEITFSKKDKKIIIKGENLYLAKERSKTRELFFDLEIVNN from the coding sequence ATGGCAAAAGTAACGGCCGTTATTGATATTGGATCGAACTCAGCCAGAATGGCTGTGTTCAAAAAAACCAGCCGTTTTGGCTTTTATCTTTTAAGAGAAGAGAAAAGCAAAGTAAGAATCAGTGAAGGTGCTTATGAAAACGGGGGAAATTTGCAAGATTTTGCTATTGAAAGAGCTATTAAAGCGTTAAGAGAGTTTCTTTTAATAGCAAAATCTTTAAAAACTCGAAAAATCCTCTGTGTCGCTACAAGTGCCGTTAGAGACGCTCCTAATAAAGCCGAATTTCTAAAGCGTGTAAAAGACGAATTGGGACTGAAAATCAAAGTAATAGACGGAGATAAAGAAGCTTTTTACGGCGGTGTAGCTGCGGCAAATCTTTTATATGAAAAAAACGGCGTTACTATCGATATCGGTGGGGGTTCTACCGAGTTTGCGTTGATTGTGGATAAAAGAATCGAAGCTACGATATCTTTGAAACTCGGTACCGTCAGATTAAAAGAGCTCTTTTTTGATAAAGGCGATATCGAAGGGGCTAAAAAATATATTAAAAACGAACTTGAAAAATTAGGAAAAGTTTTCGATTCAAAAAAAGTCTTCGGTATCGGTGGGACTATTAGGGCGCTTTCTCAAGCTATTATGAAAAAAATAGAATATCCTCTTGATATTCTTCACGGCTTTACGTATGAAATAAAAGAGCACAAAGATTTTCTTGAAAAAATTATAAAAATGAGTGATGAAGAGCTTCTAAAAGCCGGTATTAAACCCGAAAGACTTGACGTTATAAGACCCGGGACTTTAATTTTTCTTGAAGCGTTAAAATATTTAGGTGCAAAAGAAGTGATTACCAGCGGTGTGGGGGTTAGGGAAGGTGTATTTTTAACGGACCTTTTAAGAAACGACAACTATAGATTTCCCGATAATTTTAACCCGTCGGTCAGAACGATTATAGACGTATATCAAATCGATAGAAAAATAGCGTCATATGAGACAAAAATAGCTCTTGAAGTTTTCGATTTATTAAAAGAAGAATTTAAACTTGACGATAAATATAAAATGCACCTAACTTACGCTATAAAACTATCTCGTGCGGGTGAGCTTGTAGATTTTTACGAAGCTCACAAACATACCGATTATATTTTGTTAAACTCTCTACATTACGGATTCAGACATTGCGATAGGTTGTTGATTTCTAAAATTATCCGTTTTCATAAAAGAAAAAAAATCAAGAAAAAAGAGATAGAAAAATTCAAATGTCTTCTTCCTAAAAAGGATATAGTAGAAAAACTTTGTAATATCTTTTGGGTTGCAAAGCTTATAAATATCAATCTTTCGATGCCTCAAGTCGAGATAACTTTTTCTAAAAAAGATAAAAAAATTATTATTAAAGGTGAAAACCTTTATCTTGCAAAAGAGCGCTCAAAAACAAGAGAGCTCTTTTTTGATTTGGAGATTGTGAATAATTAA
- a CDS encoding YfhL family 4Fe-4S dicluster ferredoxin, whose protein sequence is MSLKITEECIACDACVDECPNGAIEPGDPIYEIDPDLCTECIEYGGEPQCVPACPVDAIVPDPDNVETAKELKLKAELIHKDEE, encoded by the coding sequence GAGGAATGCATTGCATGTGATGCTTGTGTTGACGAATGCCCAAACGGAGCAATCGAACCGGGTGATCCTATTTATGAAATTGATCCTGATTTGTGTACCGAGTGTATCGAATACGGAGGAGAGCCTCAATGCGTACCGGCATGTCCTGTTGACGCGATTGTTCCGGACCCGGATAACGTAGAAACGGCAAAAGAATTAAAACTAAAAGCGGAACTTATTCATAAAGACGAAGAGTAA